ACAGGACCACGAGACGCAGGTCAAAAGGATCTGCGCGATCATCGGGAACGTCTCGGCCGAGTGCGTCAGCGAGAAGCGCGACGACATGATCGTAGAGGGCCGCCGCATCGCGGCGTGGCACAAGAACGTGATCGTGAAGGTGCCGCTCACTCCCGACGGTCTCGGCGCCGCCAAGATCCTCGCCGGCGAGGGCGTCCGCATCAATGTCACGCTGTGCTTCTCGGTCAACCAGGCGCTGCTGGCCGCGGCGGTCGGCGCCTACATCATCAGTCCGTTCGCGGGCCGCCTCGATGACATCAACGAGGACGGCATGCGCGTCGTCGCCGACATCGTTTCGGCGTATCGCCAGCAGGAGATCAAGACGAAGGTGCTCGCCGCATCGATCCGCAACCCGATGCACGTGACCCAGGCCGCGCTCGCGGGCGCCGACATCGCGACGATGCCGTTCGCGGTGCTCAAGATGCTCTTCAACCACCCGCTCACCGACGCGGGGCAGAAGAAGTTCCTCGAGGACTACCGGAAGACGCAGGAGGCCAAACCCGCATCGTCGGCGGCCGGCAAGGCAGTACTTCCGTCCCGCTAGAGGCATTGCGCCGCCGCTGATACCGCGGCCACCCATACATTCCCGCGGCAATGACCACCAAACGTTGGGACTTCCGCGACGAGGACCTGCGCCGCTACTCGGTCGAGATCGAGCACGCGGTCCTGACCGGCGACCGCAGGATCATCGTCAACGGACGCGAGGTCTTCCACGGCGGCAAGTTCTTCGACACCGGGGGCGAGCACGTCTTCGACCTCGAGGGGCACAGCGCGCGTCTGCGCATCGGCAGCACCGGCTTTGCGTACAACTACACGCTCGTCGTCGACGGCCTCACGATCCCACCGGAGGGCGCGACGATCCCACGCCCGGCGAGAAGCGCCGCGGCGAATGTGGCCCCGGCGCCCGCACCAGACCGCGTCGCGGCGGAGCAGCCCGTCGTAGCCGCGCTCGCGCAGGGGCCGGACCAAGCGACACTGGAGCGCGTCGCGCTCGTGAAGAAGGTCGAGAACGGCGGCCGCTGGTTCTACTGGATCGCGGGACTCTCGGCGGTGAACTTCGTCTTCTTCGTGCTCGGAAGCGACAACGGATTCGCGCTGGGCACCGTGATCGACTGGTTCCTCCAGGGAATCATCGAAGAGCTGGCGGATCCGTCGTTCGGCTGGATCGCGCACGTCGTCGTCATCGGACTCTTCGCATTCCTCGGCCTTCGCGCGACCGCCGGTGCGCAGTGGGCGTTCGTCGTTGGCGGCCTTCTCTATGCGCTCGACGGCCTCCTGTTCCTGCTTGCCGGTGGCTGGATCGGGATCGTGGTGCACGCCTTCGCGCTCTTCGCGATCGTCGGCGCCATCACCAGCCTGCGTCGGCTCCACAAGACGCCCGCGACCACGCTTCGGTCGTCGACGACGCTGCAGGCGTCCTAACCGCGGCGCGGCGCCTCCGTCAGAAGCAGGTCGCGCAGATCCGCTCCGGCGACACCGCACAGATCCAGAACACACAGGAGTAACGCGGCCTCGTCCGACTCGGCGCGCCCAGTCTTGATCGAGATGTCCGTGGCGTAGAGCGCTTCATACGCGCGCGTGATGTCCGCCTGGCTCACGCCCCGCGCGTACTGGACGTACCGGAAGATCGCACCGGGTGACGACCGGATCGCCTTCGCGATCTTCTCGGCGTCCTGATTGGTAGGCGACCGCGACGCGAACAGCAGCACGCGGAACTGCCACAGCAGGAGGGCGAGGATCTGCTGCGGGGCGTTGCCATCTCCGAGGAGCCGCTCGAGGAGCGGGACCGCGACACGGTGGTTGTGCTGCACGACGGCCTTCGTGAGCTCGAAGATGTCCGACTCGATCGCGCCGCTC
The Candidatus Limnocylindria bacterium genome window above contains:
- the holA gene encoding DNA polymerase III subunit delta, coding for RLAPFEVKGWIGARARLHNVVLQPDAMDALAFALGPDTERIENEVQKLGAYAGGAPVTAADVRALVSGAIESDIFELTKAVVQHNHRVAVPLLERLLGDGNAPQQILALLLWQFRVLLFASRSPTNQDAEKIAKAIRSSPGAIFRYVQYARGVSQADITRAYEALYATDISIKTGRAESDEAALLLCVLDLCGVAGADLRDLLLTEAPRRG
- the fsa gene encoding fructose-6-phosphate aldolase yields the protein MKLFLDTAEYEEIKTAVEWGVIDGVTTNPTLIAKAGQDHETQVKRICAIIGNVSAECVSEKRDDMIVEGRRIAAWHKNVIVKVPLTPDGLGAAKILAGEGVRINVTLCFSVNQALLAAAVGAYIISPFAGRLDDINEDGMRVVADIVSAYRQQEIKTKVLAASIRNPMHVTQAALAGADIATMPFAVLKMLFNHPLTDAGQKKFLEDYRKTQEAKPASSAAGKAVLPSR